The segment TGGCTCGCGCAGGGTGAGTGGGACGATCTCGGTCGGGGGTTCCGGCACGGCGACCTGTTCAGGTTGCTGGACGCAGAGCAGGGTGCGGATCTTCGTGATGTTGGTCTTGCGGGCCAAGCTGGCCAGCAGGCCGTAATGCCGGATCCGGTGGAAGCCATCGCGCGGGTCTTGGATCAGGAACCTTCGGATGAACTCGGGCGTGGCCAGCCGCATGACCCTTTGCCGCCCTCTCGTGGTTTTGCTGCGCAAACCACTGCCGGGCAGTGGTGCGCCGGACTTGATGCGGTAATCCTTCCAGCGGAAGGAGACGGTCTGGGCATCGGCGCTGATCAGGCGGGCGTTCGAGATCGCCACGCGGTGGGTGTAGCGGCTCAGATAGGCCAGCACCGCCTCCGGTCCGCCGAAGGGTGGCTTGGCATAGACCACCCATTCGGATTTGCGGAATGGGGCGAGCTAGGCAGTGAAGGCGTTCGCGTCGACCAACTCGGCCAGATCGCCGAAGAAGGCCAGCTGACCAGCCTGGTGCAGCTGCATCAGTCCTTCCAGAAACAGGCGCCGGAACAGTCGCGATAGAACCCGCACATGCAGGAAGAACCCGGGGCGGCATGCAACCCACCTGGTGCCATCCGGCGACAGGCCGCCGCCCGGCACGATCATGTGGATGTGCGGGTGGTGCGTCAGCGCCGATCCCCAGGTGTGGAGCACGCTGCTCATTCCAACCCGCGCGCCCGTGCGCTTGGGATCGGCCGCGATGGTCAACACCGTTTCGGCGGACGCCCTGAACAGCAGGCCATAGACGGCCTTCTTGTTCCAGAGCGCGATCTGGGCGATCTCTCCCGGCAGGGTGAAGACCACGTGGAAATACTCGACGGGCAGCAGATCCTCCGCGCGGGCGGCCATCCAGTCGCGCGCCGCCGGTCCCTGGCACTTCGGACAATGCCGGTTCTTGCAGGAATTGTAGGCGACGTGATGGTGACCGCACTTTGCACAGCCCGCCACATGCCCGCCGAGCGCGTCCGTCCGGCAGGCCTCGATTGCGGACATCACCTTGAGCTGTGAGAGGCTGACATGCCCCGCATTGGCCCGCCGCCACGCGGGACCATGGGCGCGAAAGATGTCAGCGATCTCCAGCTTGGGCCGGGACACCCCGGCGCCCGGTCACTCCAGACTTCGCTTCACGGTCTGGTCCTGCAACTTCGCCAGCATCTCGTAGGGGCTGACCGTGTCGCGGATCGTCTTGGTGGCGACATGGGTGTATCGCGCGGTGGTTGTCAGCTTGGCGTGGCCGAGCAGCACCTGGATCACCCGCACGTCGGTATTGGCCTCCAGCAGATGCGTCGCGAAGCTGTGGCGCAACGTGTGCAGCGTCGCGACCTTCTTGACCCCGGCCATGTGCTTGGCCGAGGTGAAAGCGCGGTTCAGTTGGCGCGGTGAGATCGGGTTGATCTTCGGCTTGCCGGGGAACAGCCAGCCCTCCGGCCGTGCCTCGCGCCACCAGGCACGCAGCAACTCCAGCAATCCGGGCGACAGCATCACCTTGCGGTCTTTCTGCCCCTTGCCCTGCTCGACGTGGATCAGCATCCGGTCGCTGTCGTGTCGGAGACGCGCCTGTGGCACGATGTCGCCGATCTTGAGGTTGCAGACCTCGGCCGCGCGCAGCCCGGCACCATAGCTGATGCTCAACGCAGCCCGATACTTCAGGCCCGGCCCCGGTGCCGCCATCACGATGTCGGACACCTCCTCGACGCTGAAGACGACCGGCAGCTTGCGCGGTTCGGTGCGGAATTGCATGAACCGCTTCATCTCTTCGCGCCCGCAGGTCATGCCGAAAAAGAACCGCAGCGCCACGATCCGCACGTTGAACGTGCTGGCCGTGACCCCGGCGTCGGTCATGTGCAGTTGGTAGGCGCGCAACTCCTCCGGGGTGGCCGTATCCGGCGAATGCCCAAGAAACTGGGCGAAATCCTTGATCGCCCGGATGTGGGCCTTCTGAGCCTTCTCGCCCATCCCACGGATGCGCATGTCTTCGATCATCCGCGCCCGCAGCGGCGAAATCCTCTCCTCGGTCATGGGAACCTCCTGTCTGATGATTGAGAAGGCCCCAATCGTCATCAAGGCCGACCATGGTTCGCGAATTTGCAAGGTCCGCTCCCTGCGCAGAACTGACCTTGATGCCCGGTGCAACATGACAACCGGGCCATCCGACCCCTGAATGGCTGCTTTCGTCAATCTGAGGTGGCACCCGCGCTGGTGCAGCGAATTCACACTTTCCTGAAGGTTTTTCGATGTGGGCCGCGGCGCGACGGTGGCGGCCATGAGATGGCGGCCCACGTTGACAAACCTCGGAAGGAGGAAGCCGCGGGGGGCTTGGATCACCCTATGGGGAAAGTGTGCTGGCGGTTGGGGCACCGTTTGTATCAGGGGTGCGGCCGAGTTTGCACACGGCGCCTGAGACGGGCACGAGTGCGTTCGATGCCCTCGTAACCGCTGAACGATTTGGCATGATTGCCATCGTGTTTCGCGCCAAAGGAAGATGGGCACAGCCTGTCATTCCCGGATCTGCAGGGTGCAGCCGGTTGCGTTCTGTGCCATCTGACAGGCGGTGTGTCATGCGGCTTGCTGCCTCGGAGGTGCCCGCGACATCGGTTTTTGCCCGCGGCGGAAGATCTCGATGATGCGCATGGGGCCGCCGCAACAGGGGCACGGTTCGCGCAGGGTGAGTGGGGTGATCTCGGCTTCGCGGCCTGACACGGTGGCCTGTTCCTGCCCTTGGAGGCAGAGCAAGGCGCGGATCTTTGTGATGTTGTCCTTGCGAGTCGAACTGGCCAGTAGGCCGTAGTGCCGGATGCGGTGGAAGCCCTCAGGGAGGACATGGATCAGGAAGCGACGGATGAACTCGGGCGTGGCCAGGCGCATGACCTTTTGGCGCCCTCTCGTGGTTGTGCTGCGCAAACCACTGCCGGGCAGTGGTGCGCCCGATTTGATGCGGTAATCCTTCCAGCTGAAGGCGACAGTTTGGGCATCGGCGCTGACCAGGCGGGCGTTCGAGATCGCGACGCGGTGGGTGTATCGGCTCAGATAGGCCAGAACTGCCTCAGGCCCTCCAAAGGGTGGTTTGGCGTAAACCACCCACTCGGCCTTCCGGAACGGGGCGAGCCAGGCCTTGAAGGCATCAGCTGCGGCCAACCCTTCGAGATCACCGAAGAAGGCCAGCTGCCCGGTCCGGTGCAGTTCCATGAGCCCGTCCAGAAACAGGCGCCTGAACAACCGCGACAGCACCCGCACATGAAGGAAGAAACCCGGTTTGCAGGCGACCCACTTCGCAGAGTCGGGCGACAGGCCGCCGCCCGGGACAATCATGTGGATGTGGGGATGATGCGTCAGCGCTGATCCCCAGGTGTGCAGAACGCTGGTCATGCCAATCCGGGCGCCGAGGCGCTTGGGATCGGCCGCGATGGTCATCACCGTTTGCGCCGATGCCTTGAACAGCAGCCCGTAGACCGCCTTCTTGTTCCAGTAGGCGATCTGCGCAATCTCGGCGGGTATCGTGAAGACGACGTGGAAATACTCCACCGGCAGCAGGTCCTCGGCACGGGCCTCCATCCAGTCGCGCGCGGCCGGTCCCTGACACTTCGGGCAATGCCGGTTCTTGCAGGAATTGTAGGCGATATGGTGGTGGCCACACTTGGCGCAACCGGCCACATGCCCGCCGAGCGCTTCGGTCCGGCAGGCTTCAATCGCCGACATCACTTTGAGCTGGGAGAGGCTGACACGCCCAGCGTTGGCCTGCCGCCACGCAGGGCCATGGGCGCGGAATATGTCAGCGATCTCCAGCTTGGGCCGGGGCACCGGCCCCTGGCGCTATTGCATCCCTCGTCGCAGGGTCTCGTCCTGCAACAGCTTCATCTGCTCGAAAGGGCTGACAGTGCTGCGGATGGTCTTTGTCGCCACATGGGCATACCGTGCTGTGGTCGTCAGCTTGGAGTGGCCAAGCAACACCTGGATCACCCGCACGTCCGTGTTGGCTTCCAGCAGGTGTGTGGCAAAGCTGTGCCGCAATGTGTGCAGCGTGGCGGCCTTCTGGATACCTGCCATGTGCTTGGCCGAGGTGAATGCACGGTTCAGTTGTCGGGGCGACAGCGGGCTGATCTTTGGCTTGCCGGGGAACAACCACCCCTCGGGGCGCGACTCGCGCCAATAGTCGCGCAACAGATCCAGCAGGCTCGGCGACAACATGGCCTTTCGATCACGCCCGCCCTTGCCGTCATCGACATGGATCAGCATCCGATCGCTGTCGATATCTTTGACCTTGAGGTTGCAGACTTCGGATGCACGCAGCCCGGCACCGTAACTGATGCCAAGAGCCGCCCGATATTTGAGCCCAGGGCCGGGCACGGCGGCCATCAAATCAGCCACCTCCTCGACACTCAGGACAATCGGCAATTTGCGGGGCTTGCGATGAAACTGCATGAAGCGCTTCATCTCATCACGCCCGCAAGTGATCCCGAAGAAGAACCGCAGGGAAATGATGCGCACGTTGAAAGTGCTGGCTGATACGCCGTCCTGTGTCATCTTGAGTTGATAGGCGCGCAGATCTTCAGGGGTGGCTGTATCGGGCGGCCGCCCGAGGAATGACGCGAAATGCTTCACATTCCGGATGTGCGCTTTTTGCGTCTTCTCGCACAGCCCCCGAATATCCATATCTTCGATCATCCGCTGACGCAGCGGGGTGGCCTTCTCCTCCTTCATGGGAACCTCCTGTCTGACGGTGGGAAAGACCCCAATCGTCAGCCCAGACCGGCATGCCACAAAGAAAAACCATGAAATATCTGCCGACCTTGCGATCAGGCGCCGATGCCGCGGAGCGGCTTAGTCCATCCGCCCTTCGTGTCGGAGCCCCGCGTCATGCTGCGCCAGGCACAAATGTCGTGGAAGGGCTGGCAGCGATCGCTAAGTTCGACAGCACGAACCGGAGTAAAGTTTGCACAGACGACATTCGAGATCATCTGGATCTTGTCTTTGGGTCTCCCCTCAGCAATGCTTATTTTGTCCAGATACTCAGTCCACATTGAACCTGCATCATTGTCGGGACTTGGTA is part of the Puniceibacterium sp. IMCC21224 genome and harbors:
- a CDS encoding site-specific integrase: MTEERISPLRARMIEDMRIRGMGEKAQKAHIRAIKDFAQFLGHSPDTATPEELRAYQLHMTDAGVTASTFNVRIVALRFFFGMTCGREEMKRFMQFRTEPRKLPVVFSVEEVSDIVMAAPGPGLKYRAALSISYGAGLRAAEVCNLKIGDIVPQARLRHDSDRMLIHVEQGKGQKDRKVMLSPGLLELLRAWWREARPEGWLFPGKPKINPISPRQLNRAFTSAKHMAGVKKVATLHTLRHSFATHLLEANTDVRVIQVLLGHAKLTTTARYTHVATKTIRDTVSPYEMLAKLQDQTVKRSLE
- a CDS encoding IS91 family transposase translates to MPRPKLEIADIFRAHGPAWRQANAGRVSLSQLKVMSAIEACRTEALGGHVAGCAKCGHHHIAYNSCKNRHCPKCQGPAARDWMEARAEDLLPVEYFHVVFTIPAEIAQIAYWNKKAVYGLLFKASAQTVMTIAADPKRLGARIGMTSVLHTWGSALTHHPHIHMIVPGGGLSPDSAKWVACKPGFFLHVRVLSRLFRRLFLDGLMELHRTGQLAFFGDLEGLAAADAFKAWLAPFRKAEWVVYAKPPFGGPEAVLAYLSRYTHRVAISNARLVSADAQTVAFSWKDYRIKSGAPLPGSGLRSTTTRGRQKVMRLATPEFIRRFLIHVLPEGFHRIRHYGLLASSTRKDNITKIRALLCLQGQEQATVSGREAEITPLTLREPCPCCGGPMRIIEIFRRGQKPMSRAPPRQQAA
- a CDS encoding site-specific integrase encodes the protein MKEEKATPLRQRMIEDMDIRGLCEKTQKAHIRNVKHFASFLGRPPDTATPEDLRAYQLKMTQDGVSASTFNVRIISLRFFFGITCGRDEMKRFMQFHRKPRKLPIVLSVEEVADLMAAVPGPGLKYRAALGISYGAGLRASEVCNLKVKDIDSDRMLIHVDDGKGGRDRKAMLSPSLLDLLRDYWRESRPEGWLFPGKPKISPLSPRQLNRAFTSAKHMAGIQKAATLHTLRHSFATHLLEANTDVRVIQVLLGHSKLTTTARYAHVATKTIRSTVSPFEQMKLLQDETLRRGMQ